The Elusimicrobia bacterium HGW-Elusimicrobia-1 DNA segment ATAAGCATTACCGTCATTGCAAGATTTGCCCACGGACTTGCCAGAAGAAAACTTACCACCGCCGCCGGCGAAGCGCCTTTTTTGTAAAGCTGCACCGAAAGGGCCAGCATTCCGTGGCTGCAGGCGCTCATCATAAATCCCAGAATGACCGCGCGCAAAATAGTCATCGGACCCGCTCCCGAAAGAGTTTTGGTTATCCATCCCCTGGGGATGAAGCGGTCTATGATTCCGCCAAGGACGAAACCCAGCAAAATCGCCCACCAGATTTTTTCAAGATACATCGCCAGCGCTTCCCTGAACGGGACGAGCGGAGCGAAGATATATGAAACGGCCGTAAGTGTTATCAGGGCGGCGGAGGCCAGAAAAGATTTGTTGCCGAGCAGCCGCGCCATCGGAGATTTTTTCCGGACGCTTTCGTCCGCGCCGACGGCGCAGGACGGGCAGACATCGTTCAATGGTTTCTCGGAACCATCGGACGCGGGGGGATTTTTTGTCGCGGCGGGATTGTCTTCAAGAAATTTGTCGAGACAGCGTTTGCCGCAGAAATAATAGGTTTTGCCGTCGAGGAACGCTTTGAGTGCGGCGCTCTCGTCGACGGTCATTCCGCAAATGGGGTCTTTTGCCATTATTTTTTCCTCAGGGGTCGAAATTGAGTCAATTGAAAAACCATCTTTTCCCCCGCATGTCATTCCCGAATGTTTTTATCCCCGATAAAGACATTCGGGGACGAATCCATACTACGACGGAAACTCTGGATTCCCGCTGGATTCCGTGTCAAGCACGGAATGACAAGCGGGACGGGAATGACGCAACATAGGGTTTTTCAACGGCCTCAATTTTTTACGTTTCTTTCTTTTATCCACGAATAAATCGTCGGAACTATGAACCACGATAGGGACGCGAATATCATTCCCGCGAACGACGGAATCGCCATGGGAATCATAACCTCTTTGCCCGTGCCCGGGAAAATGAATATGGGAAGAAGCGCCAGTATGGTCGTTATGCTCGTCATAAACGCCGGACGTATTCTGGCTTTGCCCGCCTCGACAACGGCTTCGGTTATCGAGTTTTTGTCCGACGGATTTCTGCGCGCGAAAACATCGTCGAGATATGTCGTCATCAGCACGCCGTCGTCGACGGCTATGCCGAAAAGAGCGATAAAGCCCACCCACACCGCCACGGAAAAATTGTACCCCGATACCGCCAGCAGAAAAACTCCGCCGGCGAAAGAAACCGGCACTGCGGCAAAAATCGCAAGCGATTTGGGGTGGGACTTGAAGTTCATGAATATCAGAAGATAACTTAAGAAAAGCGAAACCGGAAGCAGCACGGTTATGGAGCGGCGCGCGCGGACCTGATTTTCAAACTGCCCCGCCCATTCGATGGAGTAGCCGGGGGGAATTTGCCCCGCGAGTTCGGAGGCGACTTTCCGTCGGGCTTCTTCTACAAAACCCACGGAATCACGACCTTTTACGTTCATCAGCACGTATCCGCGCAGTCGTCCGTTTTCCGAGTTTATCATCGCGGGCCCCTCGATAATTCTGACCTCGGCGATTTGCGATATTCTGACGGCTGCGCCGTCGGCAAGAGGCAGCGCCAGCCGCGCGATTTTTTCGGGGGCGTCGCGGTATTCCCTGGAAAATCTCACGCGCGCCGGATAGCGTTCGCGGCCTTCGTAAATCTCTATAAGGTTTTCGCCGCCTATCGCGTTTTCCACTATTTCCATAAAATCGCCGATGGCGATGCCGTATCTGGCCAATTTCAGCCGGTCGGGAATTATTTCCACATAGGGCTTTCCGGTGATTTTTTCGGCGTAGAGATCCGCCGCGCCGGGAACGCCGGCGACGATGTCTTTTATTTTTCCGGCCAGACGCTCTATTTCAAAAGAGTCGTCCCCGAAGATTTTTACCCCGACCGAAGTGCGTATGCCGGTCGAAAGCATGTCTACGCGGTTGATTATGGGCTGAGTCCAGATGTTGGCTACGCCGGGCAGTTTCAGCGCCTCGTCGAGTTCGACGAGCAGTTTTCTTTTGCTCATTCCTTTGCGCCAGTGTTTTTTCGGTTTAAGGTTTATGATGGTTTCAAACATTTCTATGGGCGCCGGATCGGTCGCGGTTTCGGCGCGGCCGGCTTTTCCGACGACGGAATCGACCTCGGGGAATCCGCTTATGATTTTATTCTGAATACGCATTATTCTTGAGGCCTCAGTAAGCGATACCGATGGCGATACCACCGGCATAAAAAGAATCGTGCTTTCGTCGAACGGCGGCATGAATTCGCGGCCCATTTTCATGAATATCGCGCCGGCGAAAAGCACCAGCGCGGCGGAAGACGCCCAAAATATTTTGCGCCGCGCGAGCATAAATCTCAAGACCCGCTCGTACAGGAAGGCGAGTTTTTTGCCGACGGGATTTTCTTCGGGCGGCGTGAGCCGGCCTTTAAGAAAATAATAGCAAAGGACGGGAACCAGCGTAATCGCCAGAACGGCCGAGCCGACAAGGGCGAAAGTTTTGGTGTAAGCCAGCGGGCCGAAGAGTTTTCCTTCCTGGCCGGTAAGGCCGAAAACCGGTATAAAGGAAATTACCGTCGTGGCGACGGCCGTAAGAAGCGCCGGCCCGACTTCGCGCGCGGCTTTGTGGATGACTTCCGCGCGCGGACGTTTGCCTCCGTCGGCGGACAGATGTCTGTGGGCGTTTTCCGTCATAACAATGCCGGCGTCCACCAGCGCCCCTATGGCAATGGCTATTCCCGACAGAGACATAATGTTGGCGTCTATGCCGAACATCCGCATAAATATGAATGCGATTACTATGGCCACCGGCAGGACAAGCGATACTATAAGATTGGAAGCGAAATGCCACAGGAATAAAAAGACAACCGCCACCGTGGCTAGAATTTCAAGAATCAGCGTGTCGCGCAAGGTGTTAAGCGTGCGTCCTATCAGTTCTGTCCGATCGTAGAATGGGACTATTTTGACTCCGTCCGGAAGGCCGGGCGCGATTTCGGAGATTTTTTGTTTTACGCGCTTTATGACTTCGCGCGCATTCTCGCCGTACCTTACTATCACCACCCCGCCCGCGGCCTCTTGCCCGCCTCTATTGAGCACTCCCCGACGGAAATCCGGCCCGATGGCGACATTGGCGATATTTTTGACGAGAATCGGCACGCCTTCGCCGCGCAGCGCCACGACGATATTTTCTATGTCGGCCGTGTTTTTTATCAGCCCTACGCCGCGCACGATGTATTCCGTGCCGCCCCGCTCGACTACTTTGGCTCCGACGTCGACGTTGGAATTTTTTACGGCCTTGAATACCTCCGACGGCGTGACGCCGTAGGTCACCATCCTGTCGGGGTCTATGTCTATCTGGTACTGTTTTACGAAACCGCCGACCGCCGCGACTTCGGAAACGCCTTCGACCGACGAGAGTTGGTAGCGGATGTAATAGTCCTGGATACTTCTTAATTCTTGCAGATTGAGTCCGCCGCCCTCGACGGTGTACCAGAATACCTGGCCAAGACCGGTGGCATCGGGCCCCAGCGATGGCGTGACGCCTTCGGGCAGATATTTCTGGGCCTCGCGGAGTTTTTCCACGATGCGCGACCGCGACCAGTAAAAATCCACCTCGTCGCGGAATACGACGTAAACCATGGAAAAGCCGAAGGCCGACGACGCGCGGATGGTTTTTACGCCGGGCAGCCCGAACATCCGCGTGGTCAGGGGATACGTTACCTGATTCTCGACGGTCTTGGCGTCTCTGCCCGGCCATTCGGCGAAGATTATCTGCTGATTCTCGCCGATATCCGGTATGGCGTCGACGGGGACTTTGCCCATAACGGCAACTCCCCATCCGACGACGGCCAGAGTAACGGCCAGCACCACGAATCTGTTGTCAAGACACCATTTTATGAGTTTGTCGATCATAATTTTTATCGCGCTCGCGCGTTAATGTCTGTGCGCGGGCGGCGGAGCCGGCGCCTTATCTTTTGTCGACGGAGTTTTTGCCGGAGCCGCGGTTTCCTTTTTATCGCCTATTTCTTCGGCCGCGCCCCATTGCAGAGATTGTCCCCCGCCCATCGTGGACTGCGAATCGAGCATAAAATTGCCTTCCGTAACGATTTCTTCGCCTTCGGAAATGCCGGACTTCACGTGGATATATCCGCCCGATTCCGCGCCCGCGATGATTTCCCTTGCCGCATACGATGTCGGTGTTTCGCGCACGTAGACGATTTTTCGTTTGCCGGTGTCTATGACCGCGCTCAGCGGCACCGTCAGAAGATTACCCGATGCGTACTCGATTTCGGCTTCGGCGTAAGTTTCGTGGGGCGGTGCGCCGTCGCCGCGCGCGCGCGCTTCTATTCTGGCTTTGGCGGTGCGTGTTTTGGAGTCGATATTGGATTCAACAAAGCGTACCGTCCCGTCGAAGGTCGATGATCCGCCGTGCGGAACTACGCGGACATTCATTCCGCGTTTTATCGAAGGTATATCGCTTTCAAAGACATCGGCTATGACCCATATTTTTTCGCCCGGATAAATCAACGTTTCGTCGGGTTCGCCCTGCTCGGCGAGTTTTTTCATATCGGTTTCGTCGTAACCGAGAAGCCGCAATTTGAGTTCGGACGCTTTTAGTGTTCTTGAAAGAATATTCCCGCGTCCGTCCGGAGAACCTCTGCCTGCGGCCAGATATTCCGCCTGGGCGGTATAAAGATCGTCGTCGTGGGCGATTTTGGCGGGCAGTCGTATTGTGGTCGAAAGTTTTCGTCTCGACGCTTTGAGTGTCTTTATGCCCGCGGCTTTGGAGGTTTCTTCGGGAACGGTTATGCCGCCCGCCGGAGCCGCTTCCACCTTTATCAGAGTCATACCGCATATAGGGCAGTTGCCGGGGCCTGCCTGACGGACTGCCGGATGCATAGAACACGTCCATACGGATTTCGCGTGGTTGTCCGCGCCGGTTTTCGCGGGAACTATCCGCTCTTGCGATTTTGCGGACGAAGTGTCGTCCTGATTGCTATGCTCCGCGCTCGCCACGGTAACTTTGTCGACCACAGCGGCGTCTTTTTGCGTCGCCGCGCTCGCAGAATGGCAGTGGTCGGCAATCGCCGAGGGACTCGTCGCAAGCAGCAATGCCGCCGCTATAAGTGTCGTCGATACGGCGATTGGCGCGCGTGATATAATCGTATTCATTGATGGCCTCCGTGACCTTGCGGGAGTTTTCCCGTTATGACTTCAAGTTCCGCAAGGTTTTTATGATATGCGGATACCGCTTCTGCCAGCGATATCTTTTGGGCGATAAGATTTCTCTGCGTTTCTATCAAGTCGGTAAAACCGGCTCGTCCGGCGATGTAATCGGCGCGGATTATTTCAAGCGCCTGCTCGGCGGCCGGCAGTATCGCCGTTTTGAAATTATTTACCGCCCGCGACAGATATACTATTCTGTGGTACAATGCCAGCGCCGAGGATTCGGCTTCAAGCAGGGCGGATTCAATATTGTTGATGGACTCGTTTTCGCTTTGCCCGGCGGATTTTACCGTCGCGGATTGTTTCGGTAACCAGAGCGGCAACTCTGCCGCCAGCATAAGGCGGGTTTCGTCCCGTGTGTCATCCATGCGGTCGATTTTGGCGCCAACACGTATGTCGGGTATCCACGAAAGTGTCTCAAATTTTCTGCGCTCCTCTGCCGCTCTGCCGAGTTCGGACATTCTTGCCGCGTTTGCGGAATTTGCCCGCGCCGCTTCCGCGACCCGCGCGGAGTTTATTGACGGAGGAGCGATCCCGATATCGACGGAAACATCGGGCGGCGGCAGTAAGGCGTCGCCGTTTGAGCCCCTGAGCGCGTTTATTTCGGCGGCAATTTTCGCCGCTTCGGCGTCAAGACGCAAGATCTCGTTTTCTTCCATCGCCATTTCCAAGGCGGCGCGGACAAAATCGGCTTTGGATTTTTTTCCGGAGATATAACGGGCTTCGGCGGTTGTCGCCAGAGATTCGAGCAGTTGCAGATTTTCTTTCCGTTTTTCCATCGATGTAAGCGCGAAATAATAATCCCAATACGCTTTTTTGGCCATGGAGACGACAACGCGGGTCGTCTCGTCGAGCGCCGCGGCGCCTGCCCGCGCGCGCGCTTTCGCTTCCGCGCGGCCGACCAGGAGCTTGTTGGGCGGCATGGGTATTGTCTGCTCCGCGCCGAACATAGTCGCTTTCGCGGAGTCCGACGGCGCGATTTTTTCTTCGTAAAAAATCATCGGCTGACGCGGCCATGACGCCGCGGAAGCATCGGCTGCGGCGGTTTCGTAACCGGCCCGCGCGGCTTTTATTTGCGGATTGTTTTTAAGGACATCGGTCGCGAGATTGTCGGGCGTGAGAGTTTTTGGGCGTATGCCGGTTTCCGCGGCCAACCTTGCGGTAGTTGTCGTAAAAAACAGAACGGCGGATATAAATACTTTAATCTTGCGGTAAGTTGTATTTATCATTTTAAGCCCTTGAAAAAACCGACGATTTCATGACTTTTAAAGAAAAACAGAAGACCTACGGTTATGATATACGCGGCGCCAAGAATTATGCCTGACATGGCCGCCCCCCGACCTGTTTTTGCCGCGTCTTTTTTGAGCTCGTTGAGAGCGAGTATGCCGAAAATTCCCGCCGCGAGTGCTTTTTCAATGCCGAATATCTGGATGAAACTAAGCGCTCCGAGCGTCAAGCTGACGATGGCATATTTGGATTTTTTCATACGCTTTTCCTCGCCATTATTTTAAATTTAGAGTTGCCTTCCGCCGCCCGTCTAATCGACGGCGCATTCTCCGCGGGCGCACTCTTTCCGGGCGCATTTGGCGCATTCTTCAAGCGCCGAAAAGCAGTTGTGCAGAGATGAGACGGTGCTCTGTCGCGCGGCGGGCATCGCCGCGGATACCAGAGATGCCAATGCTTTTTTGGCGTCCGGCGTTTCGGCCGCCGCCGACATTCTTAAAACCGACAGTATGACCAGCGCCAGTCCCGCCGCGGCGGAAAGAGAAAAAACTCCCGTCGGAGCGAGCACGCGAATCCTGCGCCTGTTTTCCATGGCTCTTTCGGCGGCTTCAATGCAATCCCGTCTGAATCCTGAGCCGGGATTTACCGGGCGTAAAGAGTTAAGAATGTCCTTAATATTATTGTCAGTGTTCATAATTCCCCCTGCATATACTCAACACTTGAACCGATAAAAACTTGCGGTGTCCGTCGGACGCCTATCTAAAAATAGAGAACTTCCCCCTTAATAAAGGGGGAATAAAAGGGGGTTGTGCGCCTTTGATAAGGGAGAATAACAATCCCCTGGCCCTCCGATGCCTTCGGATACGGAGTCTGCGACTTTGTTAAGGGGGAATAAGGGAACTCTCCCCCTTTATTAAAGGGGGATACAGAGGGATTTTTGAAATAATTACGTTTGTATCAGTCCTCTATATTCTTCAGTAATTCCGTCAGATTTTGTTTCGCCCTGAATATCAGCGACTCCACGGCGCTCCGGCTTTTTCCGAGTATGGCGGCAATTTCCGCGTATGATTTGTCGTCGTAAAAAGAAAGCAGGAGCGCGGTTTTTTGTTCGTGCGGAAGCGATGACAGCGCTCGTCTTACGCGTTTTTGCCTTTGCGAATCGTTATACGCGTCCTCCGGGCGCATAGATGCGGTATCCGGAAGTTCGGCGGCGGTAAAGTCGGCTTCATCCCCGCCGCCCGAGAGCGAAAATATTTTAAGTATGCGTTTTCTTCTTAAAATGTTGAGCGCGGCGTTTGTCGCTGTTTTGTAAAGGTAGCCGCTCATTGATTCCGGCGTCGGACATTTGCGGATGTTAAGATAAGTTTTTATGAAGGCGTGCTGCGCGGCATCTTCGGCGTCGTGCAAAGATCCGAGATACTTGTAAAGATAGTTTATCAATTTTTTTTCGTGAGTTTCAAGCAATGTCTCAAGACAGGAATCGCGCTCCGCCTCAAACCTGACGTCTTCTTGCCGGCTCTGATGATTTGACGACGAGTTCACTTTTTCATCGTCTCCGAATATTTTATTATCCTGTCCATCATTCTGACTGCCTCGGCGGGATATTTGCCGACGGCCGTCTCGCCGGAAAGCATCACGTAGTCCGCGCCGTCGAGTATGGCGTTGGCCACGTCCGAAACTTCGGCCCGCGTGGGCAGGGGGGAATTGGTCATACTCTCAAGCATTTGAGTGGCCACTATTGAAAATTTGCCCGCCGCGCGGCATTTCTTTATTATTGATTTTTGAATGAAAGGCACTTCCCATACCGGCACGGATACGCCCAGATCGCCCCTTGCCACCATTATTCCGTCGGACGCTTTTATTATCGAGGCGATATTGCGTATGCCTTCGCGGTTTTCGATTTTTGCTATGACGCCGGGCGCCTTTGTTCCGGACGCTGTGGCAATAGTTTCGGCGGCTCGCCGGATTTTACCGACCTGACCGGCGTCGGTTACAAAAGATTGGGCTATGAAATCCGCCCCGCGGCCGACGGCCCACCGGATTGCGGCGGCGTCTTTTTCCGACAGTCCGCGAAAGCGCAGCCGCGCGTCTGGAATGTTTACGCCTTTTCTGGAGCGAAGGATTCCGCCGTCGACTACGACCGTCGTCACGGCGCGGCGGAAAGTTCTTGTCGCGCGCAGCATTATGCTGCCGTCGTCTATAAAAATTCCGTGGCCGGACTTGACGGCTCTCAGGTCGCCTTTGTAATCGAAATATACGATTTTTTTTGACGCGGAAAGATTTTGTTTCGACGGAACGTTCGTCAGAACGAGTGTTTGTCCCCGTCGCAGCGGCAGTTCGCCCGATGCGCCGAGTTGCCCCATTCTTATTCTGGGGCCTTCCATATCCGCGATGACTTTTACCGCCCGCCGGCGTTTGCGGTTGAGTTCGCGCACAAGCGTCAGCCGCCTCGTGTGGTCTTCGGCGGAGCCGTGTGAAAAGTTGAATCTTGCGGCGTCGAGCCCCGCCTCGGTCATTTTTCTTAAACCCGCCGCTGTTTCCGACGACGGGCCAATGGTCGCTATAATTTTTGCGCGCGCCGCGGAACGTTTTCCGCGCGGCGATGCGAATCGCGGCATAATCATCTCCTTGCAAAAATCATTTTACCGACTTCTTCTTCCAGAGCCAGCGTGGTAGCCCCGATGTTCAATACCAGCGACGGGGATTTCTGGTGAATTTTAACTACCGCGCCCGGCGCAAGTCCCAGCGACAGCAGTTTATGAAGCAGCGCGTGGTCTTTGGTATATATGTAGGATATTCTGGCTTCGTCGCCTGCGCCCAGACGGTCAAGCGTGGTTATTATCGGTCTGGCCTCCGAGGTTTGAAGTTTGCAGCATTTGCCCGCGGGTATGGGCGAGCCGTGCGGACAAAGCCGCGGATGTCCCAGAAGGGTGCAGACGGATTCTTCCACGTCGTCGGACATTATGTGTTCGAACTCACAGGCCGACAGATGCATGGCTCCGCCGTGAATCTCCAAAACGTCGTGGAGCAGGCGTTCCGCCAGACGGTGCAGGCGTATTATTCGCGACGCCCGCTTGCGGCCCGACTCCGTGAAATCGATTTTTCCGTTGGTTTCGATAATCAGGTTTTCCGTTTTCAGGCGCTTTATTATGTCGTCGGTGTCGTCGGGCAGAGGCCTTCCGTGTCTGCGTATCCGTCCGTACTCCTGTGTCTGGCCGTCCTGCGAGAGAATCTTTTTTATTTCGGCGGCATCGGCGTTGCCTTTTTCTATTTCGGACCATATAACGGCCAAAGCTTCCTGTACGTCGCGCAAAGTAATCATATTTTATCTCCCGAAATATTCTAGAAATCAACCGCTTTCAGTATCGCGTTAAGCAGTCCGCCGACGGTAAACGAGAACGTTATGACAAAAGCGAATATTGCCCCCGCCACGGTTTTCCCTCGTTCTTTTATCATTACCAGAAGTTGCGCCAGGCACGGCACGAATAATGTGACCGTTACTATGCTGACTGTCGTCTGGCGGGCGTCGAGCAGACCCCGCCTTGAAAGTTCGTAAAGGCCCGCCGCGCCGTAATCCCGACGGAAAAATCCTATCAGAAATGCCTCCGCGGCTTTTTCCGGAAGACCCAGAACGCCTTTGACGGCGGGGGACATAAGTGTTATTATCGTATCAAGCGCGCCGATTCTGTCGAGCAAAAAAAGCGCCAGCGTGCCGTAGATAAAAAGAGGAACGGCTTCCAGCAGATACCAGATTACCCGCTGTTTTACTTTCATCATAATATTTCCGGGCAGTGGCATTCTCAGAGGAGGGATTTCGATGATAAAACTGCTCGACGAGCCCGGAAGAAGCCGCGCGGCCAGATAACCCACTCCGGCGAAAACCGAAACGATGGTGAAAAGCCATATCAGAAAAACCGCCGGACCTGCCGAGCCCAGAATTCCCAATATTACGCCGAGCTGCGCGGAGCAGGGAATGGCCAGCGCCAGCAACAGCGACGCAATTATCCGTTCGCGGGGTTTTTCGAGGATTCTCGACGTAAGCGTGGCCATTGTGCCGCACCCCAGACCCAGAACCATAGGCAGCACCGCTTTGCCGTTAAGGCCTATTTTTTTAAACAATCTGTCAAGCAGTGCGGCCAGGCGCGGAAGGTAGCCGGAATCTTCCAGCGCTCCGAAGAAAATAAAGAACGCTCCCACGATGGGAAAAACAATGGCGACGGCGTAAGTCAGAGCCATTGTTATTACGCCGTATTCGCCCACAAAAATATCCCGGAGGAAAGATCCTTCGGCCGCTCCGGCGGCGTCGAATAATCGCGTGAAAAACGGATTTATTATGTTCCCGAAAATATTTTCCTCGATAAAATCCACCATGGTGCCCGCGGCGAAAACTCCCACGAAAAGATACATCGCGTACAGGGTGACGGCCGCCACAAGATAGCCCGGGAACGGCTTCATTATCAAACGGCCGAAGGTTTCCGAGGCCCTCGACGATTCTTTGCGGCCGGCGGTCACGGCGCGTCCGGTTACATCCGCGGCGATGGCGTAATATGCCTCGAACAGAAGCGTCTCCGGCGGACGGATAAAACGTTTTCGTATATCGGATAAAATTCCGGCGAGTTCTTCGGCCGCCCCTCCCCCGAAGGTCTCCGAGGCCTTGGCCGCATCCGAGCCGAGTATTATATATTCCCATCCCGCGGCCGGCGCGAACCGCTTTACGGCCTCCGCCGCGCGGTCGATTTCGGGAGCGTGCGTTACGGTTATGCCGCCTCCGGCCGACGGCTTTGCGTCGAGCGCCGCTGCAATTATTTCTTTCAGCGCGCCGACGCCTTCTCCCGTGACGGCAATGGTCGGCGTCGCGCTCACTCCGAACGACTTTGCGATTTCGGCGACATTTATTTTAAGGCCTTCGTCGCGAGCTTCGTCGAAAAGGTTGAGCGCCATCACGAACGGTCTTTTGAGTTCGGCTATCTGCGCCGTCAGAACGAACGAGCGCATAAGATTCTTTGAGTCGCAAACCTGGACTATCAGCGCGTCGGGATTATCTTTTAACACGGCGCTCGTTACGCGTTCGTCCTCGCTCTGATGCCAGAGAGAATTTACTCCCGGGGTGTCAATAATTTCTACGGCGTGCCGGCCGATTCCGGCCTCCGCGCTGAATATCTCTATGGTCGTGCCGGGGTAATTCGATATATTGGCGTACTGTCCCGAAAGGCGGTAAAACAGCGCCGACTTTCCGACGTTGGGATTGCCCACCAGAATTATTTTACGCGTCGAAGGCATTTTGAGCACACTCCGTAGATTTCAAGCGAATGGCATTTCGGGATAAATCCTCTTTTGGCGGCGGCCGCTTCCTGTAGCGCCTCTATTTTGTCGTCGTAAAACTCTATGGACTTGCCGCACACCGTGCAAACAAGGTGGTCGTGGTGTTTGCCGGCCGTTTCGGGTTCGTATCTGGCCGTCCGCGAATCGAAGTTTATGGGACTGGCCAGATTAGCCCTGCTGAAAAGTTTGAGCGTCCTATATACCGTGGCCCAGCCGTAACGGGGATGATGTTTGCGCGCCGCCGCGTATATTTCGCGCGGACTCATATGTCCGTGGGTTTTAAGAAACAGGTCAAGCAGCACAAGGCGCTGGCGCGTGACGCGAAGGCCGTTGGCTTTAAGAAAATCGGTAAGGATCTTTTTTTGTCCGGCAATATCTTTGACGCTCATTTGCGCTCCGGTATCTTATTGATATAATGTATCAATTATACAAGACGACGCGGGTGACTGTCAAGCCCGCCGCTAAAAAATATCCGGCTGCGCAAAGTTCGCGCGGAACCGTCTCGCGCGCGCAGTGTTTTTTCGACGGCGGTCGCGTCGGACGGTTTCTTTGAAACCGCGCCGGCATTTATGTATAATGAAACCGTTGAAAAACCCCGCTATTTGTCATTCTGAGTCCTTCGGCGGTTGTCATTCTGAGCGTAGCGAAGAATCTCCGTCGCCTCAGGATGAACTCCGCGAAGAATCTCGTTTTCCGACGACCACCCTTCGGGTGGAGACCCTTCGCTTCGCTCAGGGTGACATTTTGACGACTTTTTCAATGGTCTCATAATTATCCGTCTAAGCGCGGCAGGGGACGCGAATCCGCGTTTTTAGAGCACATCATCCGCCTTTCGCATATGATTAAACAGATTCCCGATTTATCTCCGACGGTCGCAGGAATGCGCTTTCTCAGCCGCGCCGCGGTTTTCTTTTTGGCGGCGTTTCTGGCCGCATCCGCGGCAAGAGCCGAACTGTCGCCGCCGTCCGGCCTGAGCGCTTTTGCCGGCGACGGCGCGGTGATTCTTGAGTGGACGATTTTAGCCGAGCCGCCGGAAGGGGATGTAAACTATGAAATTGAAATATCTTCGTGGTCTCCGTCGAGTTTTACATTTCTGACCGCCGTGCTTCATCCCGGCGCG contains these protein-coding regions:
- a CDS encoding transcriptional repressor codes for the protein MSVKDIAGQKKILTDFLKANGLRVTRQRLVLLDLFLKTHGHMSPREIYAAARKHHPRYGWATVYRTLKLFSRANLASPINFDSRTARYEPETAGKHHDHLVCTVCGKSIEFYDDKIEALQEAAAAKRGFIPKCHSLEIYGVCSKCLRRVK
- the feoB gene encoding ferrous iron transport protein B, yielding MPSTRKIILVGNPNVGKSALFYRLSGQYANISNYPGTTIEIFSAEAGIGRHAVEIIDTPGVNSLWHQSEDERVTSAVLKDNPDALIVQVCDSKNLMRSFVLTAQIAELKRPFVMALNLFDEARDEGLKINVAEIAKSFGVSATPTIAVTGEGVGALKEIIAAALDAKPSAGGGITVTHAPEIDRAAEAVKRFAPAAGWEYIILGSDAAKASETFGGGAAEELAGILSDIRKRFIRPPETLLFEAYYAIAADVTGRAVTAGRKESSRASETFGRLIMKPFPGYLVAAVTLYAMYLFVGVFAAGTMVDFIEENIFGNIINPFFTRLFDAAGAAEGSFLRDIFVGEYGVITMALTYAVAIVFPIVGAFFIFFGALEDSGYLPRLAALLDRLFKKIGLNGKAVLPMVLGLGCGTMATLTSRILEKPRERIIASLLLALAIPCSAQLGVILGILGSAGPAVFLIWLFTIVSVFAGVGYLAARLLPGSSSSFIIEIPPLRMPLPGNIMMKVKQRVIWYLLEAVPLFIYGTLALFLLDRIGALDTIITLMSPAVKGVLGLPEKAAEAFLIGFFRRDYGAAGLYELSRRGLLDARQTTVSIVTVTLFVPCLAQLLVMIKERGKTVAGAIFAFVITFSFTVGGLLNAILKAVDF
- the pyk gene encoding pyruvate kinase, with protein sequence MIMPRFASPRGKRSAARAKIIATIGPSSETAAGLRKMTEAGLDAARFNFSHGSAEDHTRRLTLVRELNRKRRRAVKVIADMEGPRIRMGQLGASGELPLRRGQTLVLTNVPSKQNLSASKKIVYFDYKGDLRAVKSGHGIFIDDGSIMLRATRTFRRAVTTVVVDGGILRSRKGVNIPDARLRFRGLSEKDAAAIRWAVGRGADFIAQSFVTDAGQVGKIRRAAETIATASGTKAPGVIAKIENREGIRNIASIIKASDGIMVARGDLGVSVPVWEVPFIQKSIIKKCRAAGKFSIVATQMLESMTNSPLPTRAEVSDVANAILDGADYVMLSGETAVGKYPAEAVRMMDRIIKYSETMKK
- a CDS encoding CusA/CzcA family heavy metal efflux RND transporter, whose product is MIDKLIKWCLDNRFVVLAVTLAVVGWGVAVMGKVPVDAIPDIGENQQIIFAEWPGRDAKTVENQVTYPLTTRMFGLPGVKTIRASSAFGFSMVYVVFRDEVDFYWSRSRIVEKLREAQKYLPEGVTPSLGPDATGLGQVFWYTVEGGGLNLQELRSIQDYYIRYQLSSVEGVSEVAAVGGFVKQYQIDIDPDRMVTYGVTPSEVFKAVKNSNVDVGAKVVERGGTEYIVRGVGLIKNTADIENIVVALRGEGVPILVKNIANVAIGPDFRRGVLNRGGQEAAGGVVIVRYGENAREVIKRVKQKISEIAPGLPDGVKIVPFYDRTELIGRTLNTLRDTLILEILATVAVVFLFLWHFASNLIVSLVLPVAIVIAFIFMRMFGIDANIMSLSGIAIAIGALVDAGIVMTENAHRHLSADGGKRPRAEVIHKAAREVGPALLTAVATTVISFIPVFGLTGQEGKLFGPLAYTKTFALVGSAVLAITLVPVLCYYFLKGRLTPPEENPVGKKLAFLYERVLRFMLARRKIFWASSAALVLFAGAIFMKMGREFMPPFDESTILFMPVVSPSVSLTEASRIMRIQNKIISGFPEVDSVVGKAGRAETATDPAPIEMFETIINLKPKKHWRKGMSKRKLLVELDEALKLPGVANIWTQPIINRVDMLSTGIRTSVGVKIFGDDSFEIERLAGKIKDIVAGVPGAADLYAEKITGKPYVEIIPDRLKLARYGIAIGDFMEIVENAIGGENLIEIYEGRERYPARVRFSREYRDAPEKIARLALPLADGAAVRISQIAEVRIIEGPAMINSENGRLRGYVLMNVKGRDSVGFVEEARRKVASELAGQIPPGYSIEWAGQFENQVRARRSITVLLPVSLFLSYLLIFMNFKSHPKSLAIFAAVPVSFAGGVFLLAVSGYNFSVAVWVGFIALFGIAVDDGVLMTTYLDDVFARRNPSDKNSITEAVVEAGKARIRPAFMTSITTILALLPIFIFPGTGKEVMIPMAIPSFAGMIFASLSWFIVPTIYSWIKERNVKN